Proteins encoded together in one Mycobacterium noviomagense window:
- the culp6 gene encoding carboxylesterase Culp6 yields the protein MVKRSRGNSQRRRHRVLALIAAAAVALVVALVITVVVVLVRQRQGPPSAVPPSIVPPPSTSGRAHKPRPAFQDASCPDVQLLSVPGTWESSLQLDPLNPVQFPKALLLNVTGPITQQFDSSRVEVYTVPYTAQFHNPLSGDTQMSYNDSRAEGTRAAVKAITDMNDKCPLTSYVLIGFSQGAVIAGDIASDIGNGRGPVDDDLVLGATLIADGRREQGVGKDIGPNPPGEGAEITLHEVPVLEQLGLTMTGARPGGFGALNNQTNEICAPGDLICAAPQEAFNIANLPTTLQTLAGGAGQPVHAMYATTQFWNLDGQSATEWTLNWTHDLIEKAPHPKHG from the coding sequence ATGGTTAAGAGATCGCGGGGTAATTCCCAGCGCAGGCGCCACCGCGTCCTCGCGTTGATCGCCGCCGCTGCCGTGGCCCTTGTCGTGGCGTTGGTCATCACCGTCGTGGTGGTGCTCGTCCGGCAGCGCCAGGGCCCGCCGAGCGCGGTGCCGCCCAGCATCGTGCCACCGCCCAGCACGTCGGGCCGCGCGCACAAGCCGCGTCCGGCGTTCCAGGACGCCAGCTGCCCCGACGTGCAGTTGCTCTCCGTTCCGGGTACCTGGGAGTCGTCGCTGCAGCTTGATCCGCTGAACCCGGTGCAGTTTCCGAAGGCGTTGTTGCTCAACGTCACCGGCCCGATCACCCAGCAGTTCGACTCCAGCCGGGTCGAGGTGTACACGGTTCCCTACACCGCGCAGTTCCATAATCCGCTGAGCGGCGACACGCAGATGTCGTACAACGACAGCCGCGCCGAGGGCACCCGCGCGGCGGTCAAAGCCATCACCGACATGAACGACAAGTGCCCGTTGACCAGCTACGTGCTGATCGGCTTCTCGCAGGGGGCAGTGATCGCCGGCGACATCGCCAGTGACATCGGCAACGGCCGCGGACCCGTGGATGACGACCTGGTGCTGGGCGCGACGTTGATCGCTGATGGTCGTCGGGAGCAGGGCGTGGGTAAGGACATCGGCCCGAATCCCCCGGGCGAGGGGGCCGAGATCACCTTGCACGAAGTGCCGGTACTCGAACAGCTGGGCTTGACCATGACCGGCGCGCGGCCAGGCGGTTTCGGCGCCCTCAACAACCAGACCAACGAGATTTGCGCGCCCGGGGACCTGATCTGCGCCGCACCGCAGGAGGCGTTCAACATCGCGAACCTGCCGACAACGCTGCAGACCCTGGCCGGCGGCGCCGGACAGCCGGTGCATGCGATGTACGCCACAACGCAGTTCTGGAATCTCGACGGGCAATCGGCCACCGAGTGGACCTTGAACTGGACGCACGACCTGATCGAGAAGGCGCCGCACCCCAAACACGGATGA
- a CDS encoding alpha/beta hydrolase-fold protein, with the protein MRVVSTLLRVLWAAVLTLGLWGIGATHLGTARAAGYETLMVPSAAMGRDIPVAFLGGGPHAVYLLDPFDAGPDVSNWVTAGNAMNTLGGKGISVVAPAGGAFSMYTNWEQDGSKQWETFLSSELPDWLAANKGLAPGGHAAVGASQGGYGAMALACFHPDRFGYGGSLSGFLYPSRTDENGAIVAGMAQFGGVDAYGMWGAPQLGRWKWHDPDVHVGMLVANNSRVWVYSPIGGASDPAAMIGQEATAAGSGKFFYQDYRNAGGHNGHFEFGSGDNGWGSWSAELAAMSGDIVGAIR; encoded by the coding sequence ATGAGGGTTGTGTCGACGCTGCTGCGAGTGCTGTGGGCCGCTGTGCTGACACTCGGGTTGTGGGGCATCGGTGCGACACACCTCGGGACGGCCCGCGCCGCGGGCTACGAGACGCTGATGGTGCCGTCGGCGGCGATGGGCCGCGACATCCCGGTGGCATTCCTGGGCGGGGGTCCCCACGCCGTGTATCTGCTCGACCCGTTCGACGCCGGCCCCGACGTGAGCAACTGGGTGACCGCGGGCAACGCGATGAACACCCTGGGCGGTAAGGGCATCTCGGTGGTCGCGCCCGCCGGCGGGGCGTTCAGCATGTACACCAACTGGGAGCAGGACGGCAGCAAGCAGTGGGAGACCTTCCTGTCCAGCGAGCTGCCCGACTGGCTGGCGGCCAACAAGGGCCTGGCCCCCGGTGGGCACGCCGCCGTCGGCGCTTCACAGGGCGGATACGGCGCGATGGCGCTGGCCTGCTTCCACCCCGACCGGTTCGGCTACGGCGGATCGCTGTCGGGATTCCTGTATCCGTCGCGTACCGACGAGAACGGCGCCATCGTCGCCGGCATGGCGCAGTTCGGCGGGGTGGATGCCTACGGCATGTGGGGTGCGCCGCAGCTGGGCCGGTGGAAGTGGCATGACCCTGACGTGCACGTCGGCATGCTGGTGGCCAACAACTCTCGCGTATGGGTCTACAGCCCGATAGGCGGTGCCAGTGATCCGGCCGCGATGATCGGTCAGGAGGCTACAGCGGCTGGCAGCGGCAAGTTCTTCTACCAGGACTACCGCAATGCCGGCGGCCACAACGGACACTTCGAATTTGGTAGCGGCGACAACGGCTGGGGGTCGTGGAGCGCCGAGTTGGCCGCGATGTCCGGCGACATCGTCGGCGCCATCCGCTAA
- the ag85A gene encoding diacylglycerol acyltransferase/mycolyltransferase Ag85A — MRLVDRFRGAVQGMSRRLVFGAVAAALLPGVIGVAGGSATAGAFSRPGLPVEYLMVPSPSMGREIKVQFQSGGPNSPAVYMLDGLRAQDDYNGWDINTPAFEWYYQSGLSMVMPVGGQSSWYTDWYKPACGKAGCQTYKWETFLTSELPQWLQANRQVKPTGSAAVGLSMAAASALNLANYHPAQFVYAGAMSGLMDPSQGMGPSLINLAMGDAGGYKAADMWGPKEDPAWQRNDPLLNVGKTVANNTRLWVYCGNGKPSDLGGDNMPAKFLEGFVRTSNIKFQDAYNAAGGHNAVFNFPDNGTHSWEYWGAQLNAMKPDLQRTLGATPNTGAPAAGATNAAATASHG; from the coding sequence ATGAGGCTTGTTGACAGGTTTCGCGGCGCGGTACAGGGAATGTCGCGCCGGCTCGTGTTCGGGGCCGTTGCTGCGGCCTTGCTGCCGGGTGTGATCGGTGTCGCCGGGGGTTCGGCGACCGCTGGGGCGTTTTCCCGTCCCGGCCTGCCGGTCGAGTACCTGATGGTGCCGTCGCCGTCGATGGGCCGCGAGATCAAGGTCCAGTTCCAAAGCGGTGGGCCGAACTCGCCGGCGGTCTACATGCTGGACGGTCTGCGCGCCCAGGACGACTACAACGGCTGGGACATCAACACCCCCGCCTTCGAGTGGTACTACCAGTCCGGCCTGTCGATGGTCATGCCGGTGGGTGGACAGTCCAGCTGGTACACCGACTGGTACAAGCCTGCTTGCGGTAAGGCCGGCTGCCAGACCTACAAGTGGGAGACCTTCCTGACCAGCGAATTGCCGCAGTGGTTACAGGCCAACCGGCAGGTCAAGCCGACGGGCAGTGCTGCGGTCGGCCTGTCGATGGCTGCGGCGTCGGCGCTGAACCTGGCGAACTATCACCCGGCTCAGTTCGTCTACGCCGGCGCGATGTCGGGCCTGATGGACCCCTCGCAGGGGATGGGGCCGTCGCTGATCAACTTGGCGATGGGTGACGCGGGCGGCTACAAGGCTGCCGACATGTGGGGTCCGAAGGAGGACCCGGCATGGCAGCGCAACGACCCGCTGCTCAACGTCGGCAAGACGGTCGCCAACAACACCCGCCTATGGGTCTACTGCGGTAACGGCAAGCCGTCAGACCTGGGCGGCGACAACATGCCGGCGAAGTTCCTGGAGGGCTTCGTGCGCACCAGCAACATCAAGTTCCAGGACGCCTACAACGCCGCAGGCGGTCACAACGCAGTGTTCAACTTCCCGGACAACGGCACGCACAGCTGGGAGTACTGGGGTGCGCAGTTGAACGCCATGAAGCCTGACCTTCAGCGGACGCTGGGCGCCACACCCAACACCGGTGCACCCGCGGCCGGTGCCACCAACGCCGCCGCTACTGCCAGCCACGGCTAA